One Fuerstiella marisgermanici DNA window includes the following coding sequences:
- a CDS encoding tetratricopeptide repeat protein → MTVVLAVAAWIWTSQHRITGFERDARKAVLKGDWTTLKTISEDWLRWDPATNDGKAYYAEACVQLEDYQAAVDALHHVSEDYHGYLSAQAMRAEILFSDLNQPLEAIDVWNKILTLEPAADVPHQRLIYWYAMTLQRQKLVEQIIAAAKHKAEPREAYAYLVLADDLNFSDGLATVTRWLSQYPDNQILEVAQAVYAAKVTSSRSLPKFGTSTVMPGDRSLVDRCHEKYPEALEPLALLIELAIFDGDSEKVRSLLGKAPANAENDGRFWRFRGWLLTAGKSFEAAATSLRRAIELGPWDWRARLFLADVLRKQGKNEEAATVGELAMQGKTLHGKLLQSPNARDLSLELVNEIYAHLEQTGPDVVQNALASRLNPE, encoded by the coding sequence GTGACCGTTGTCTTGGCTGTCGCCGCGTGGATTTGGACTAGTCAGCATCGAATCACAGGATTTGAGCGGGACGCTCGAAAAGCGGTTCTCAAAGGCGACTGGACGACTCTGAAGACCATTTCTGAGGACTGGTTGCGCTGGGATCCTGCAACAAATGATGGAAAAGCCTACTACGCCGAAGCATGTGTTCAGCTTGAGGATTATCAGGCAGCCGTAGATGCCTTACACCACGTCAGTGAAGACTATCACGGCTACCTGTCCGCTCAGGCCATGCGAGCGGAAATCCTCTTTTCAGATTTGAATCAGCCACTGGAGGCAATTGACGTTTGGAACAAAATTCTGACTCTCGAACCGGCGGCCGATGTCCCCCACCAGCGCCTGATTTACTGGTATGCGATGACTCTTCAACGACAAAAGCTGGTCGAACAGATCATCGCAGCAGCAAAGCACAAGGCAGAACCACGCGAAGCCTATGCCTACTTGGTACTCGCCGACGACCTCAACTTTTCAGACGGTTTGGCAACCGTCACCCGCTGGCTTAGCCAGTACCCTGACAACCAGATCCTGGAAGTCGCGCAGGCGGTTTATGCCGCGAAAGTGACATCAAGTCGATCACTACCAAAGTTTGGTACATCAACAGTGATGCCAGGCGACAGAAGCCTTGTCGATCGCTGCCACGAGAAGTATCCGGAAGCACTTGAGCCGCTCGCCCTGCTGATCGAACTGGCGATATTCGACGGTGACTCCGAAAAAGTGCGAAGTCTCTTAGGCAAAGCCCCGGCAAATGCAGAAAACGACGGTCGTTTCTGGCGATTTCGTGGCTGGCTACTAACGGCAGGTAAGTCATTTGAGGCAGCAGCAACTTCGTTGCGCCGCGCGATTGAGCTGGGGCCGTGGGACTGGAGAGCGCGATTATTCCTGGCAGACGTCCTTAGAAAACAGGGAAAAAATGAGGAGGCAGCAACGGTGGGCGAATTAGCCATGCAGGGCAAAACTCTCCACGGAAAGCTACTGCAAAGCCCCAACGCCAGAGACCTCAGCCTTGAACTGGTAAATGAAATCTATGCCCATCTGGAGCAAACCGGACCGGACGTTGTCCAAAATGCCCTTGCCAGCAGGCTGAATCCGGAATAA
- a CDS encoding FG-GAP-like repeat-containing protein — translation MQLRNLACCIWIGVCCGCFQSEPEVKDSTQPVEVTSSRSPVEPPPPESAPSANARTGSREQQPDLGSRSNTPSDEIKIRPTINGKLTEAIAQLEEEAATRNFDWTTQSKLADYYAMAGYRSKAAHLWRSQSNQRSLAARELVMLTDYDRRHPEYRPRLEAAEKRTPNDISVNLGLAIEEFSRKEFATARRRLERIALHRPDAAEAQGLLGEILVDTDPAALQEWYEQVPEQIRHSPDVLIACGLWSNLDSRHRMAIWCYSEAAQKIPASYRASYLLSSALTNLNAVEAPQYRQLTEQLFQLREQVSKFLREGGKDASTAKKLVDLLEKLDRPNEAYQWLRLARSKVDIPNWEAEAFVRLSRHSRPPPVPTVSSDNIWRDHPLNGYPKFEVPTESESAGGDSTVMRNREATRIQFIDQAQQLGLNFAYNIGRPPNTTNVRMFESTGGGIAVIDYDLDSQPDLFFTQGADWPDGSLLPSTVDQASDVFFRQIDGRFTSVEEVSGIAKEGAYGQGCAAGDVNNDGFPDLYVANIGQNRLLLNNGDGTFRDATEDCGFASSRWTTSCLIADLDGDSNPDIYDVNYLEGDRVFRDHCNRDSCSTRPFKGAFDEVHWSQDRGIFHPSVCTHEGEDGPGLGIITMSSRSLAADHELASASNSEPINQNALSLFVGNDGQPDYLLTPVSSRTSDGNKAGKPRLQNDGFARGVAVNAEGKYTSSMGIAAADVNRDGKLDFLVTNYSAEANSLFVQKSQGFFVDQIADTGLRHAGLPYVGWGTQFFDPDCDGDWDLFVANGHVATFEEPEIEYAMPMQIFRHDEGVQFTQLATDEVGDVFQRPIFGRCALVTDWNCDGAPDVVVGTLASAPLLLTNLTEPIGKNVSIRLHAKSTARDAIGTAVTLVCGSQQWRAELTAGDGFHGSQERMIHIGLGAQAPPTCQITIEWPGGSTAEFKDIPVSSSLDAVEGSPRLWVRPK, via the coding sequence ATGCAACTTCGAAACCTGGCCTGTTGCATTTGGATCGGCGTGTGTTGTGGCTGCTTTCAATCTGAGCCCGAAGTTAAGGACAGCACTCAGCCCGTTGAAGTCACTTCCAGTCGAAGTCCAGTCGAACCGCCTCCACCTGAATCTGCACCCTCAGCCAATGCGCGAACTGGCAGTCGCGAACAGCAACCCGACTTGGGGTCTCGTAGCAATACGCCGAGCGACGAAATCAAGATACGCCCAACGATCAACGGAAAGCTGACGGAAGCGATTGCTCAACTGGAAGAAGAGGCCGCCACGAGAAACTTCGATTGGACCACACAATCGAAGCTGGCGGATTATTATGCGATGGCCGGGTATCGAAGTAAGGCGGCTCATCTGTGGCGGTCGCAGTCGAACCAACGGTCTCTTGCAGCACGGGAACTGGTCATGCTGACGGACTATGACCGAAGGCACCCCGAGTATCGGCCACGACTGGAGGCAGCAGAAAAGCGAACGCCCAACGATATCAGCGTGAATCTTGGGCTTGCGATTGAGGAGTTTTCAAGAAAGGAATTTGCGACGGCGCGAAGGCGTTTGGAAAGAATTGCGTTGCACCGGCCGGACGCTGCCGAAGCTCAAGGGTTGCTCGGAGAAATCCTGGTCGACACTGATCCAGCCGCACTGCAAGAATGGTATGAGCAGGTCCCTGAACAAATCAGACACTCACCTGATGTGCTGATTGCATGCGGACTTTGGAGTAATTTGGATAGTCGGCACCGGATGGCGATTTGGTGCTATTCAGAAGCTGCCCAAAAAATTCCGGCGTCGTATCGCGCTTCATATTTGCTCTCCTCAGCACTGACGAATCTGAATGCAGTCGAAGCCCCGCAGTATCGACAACTCACCGAACAACTGTTTCAGTTGCGGGAGCAAGTCTCCAAGTTCCTTCGCGAGGGTGGAAAAGATGCGTCAACGGCGAAAAAGCTTGTCGATCTGCTTGAAAAATTAGACCGCCCAAACGAAGCCTACCAGTGGCTTCGACTCGCCAGAAGCAAAGTTGACATTCCCAACTGGGAAGCCGAGGCATTCGTCAGGCTAAGCCGCCACAGCAGGCCGCCGCCTGTTCCGACAGTCTCCAGCGACAACATCTGGCGCGATCATCCTTTGAATGGATATCCAAAATTCGAGGTTCCAACTGAGAGTGAGTCTGCAGGCGGCGACTCAACAGTCATGCGAAACCGCGAGGCAACACGCATTCAATTTATCGACCAGGCGCAGCAACTCGGATTGAACTTCGCGTATAACATTGGCCGACCGCCGAATACGACCAATGTCAGAATGTTTGAGTCGACCGGCGGCGGGATTGCCGTTATTGACTACGACCTGGATAGTCAACCGGATTTGTTTTTCACACAGGGAGCCGATTGGCCGGACGGCAGCCTTTTACCCTCCACCGTGGACCAGGCTTCCGACGTTTTTTTTCGTCAGATCGACGGGCGGTTCACCAGCGTCGAAGAAGTCAGCGGCATCGCGAAAGAAGGAGCCTATGGTCAGGGCTGCGCCGCAGGTGACGTGAACAACGATGGTTTTCCAGATCTTTATGTTGCGAATATCGGACAGAATCGCCTGCTGCTCAACAACGGAGACGGCACGTTCCGCGATGCCACAGAAGATTGTGGCTTCGCCTCAAGCCGTTGGACGACAAGTTGCCTGATTGCCGATCTGGATGGGGATAGCAACCCCGACATTTACGACGTTAATTATCTTGAGGGGGATCGTGTTTTTCGTGATCACTGTAACCGCGACAGCTGCTCGACCAGGCCATTCAAGGGGGCATTCGACGAGGTTCACTGGTCTCAAGACCGCGGAATATTTCATCCATCGGTGTGTACTCATGAAGGGGAAGATGGGCCAGGCCTGGGAATTATCACGATGTCCTCACGATCTCTGGCCGCCGACCATGAATTAGCGTCAGCCTCAAATTCCGAGCCCATCAATCAAAACGCGTTGTCGCTTTTCGTGGGGAATGATGGTCAACCAGACTATTTGCTGACACCTGTTTCTTCGCGCACTTCAGATGGTAACAAAGCTGGAAAACCGCGTCTGCAAAATGACGGATTCGCACGCGGCGTTGCGGTGAACGCGGAGGGGAAATACACATCTTCAATGGGAATTGCAGCCGCCGACGTCAATCGAGACGGAAAGCTGGACTTCTTGGTCACAAACTACAGCGCAGAAGCGAATTCATTGTTCGTGCAAAAATCGCAGGGGTTCTTCGTTGATCAAATTGCGGACACCGGTCTTCGCCACGCCGGACTTCCATACGTAGGCTGGGGAACCCAGTTTTTCGATCCTGATTGTGATGGTGATTGGGACCTTTTTGTGGCAAACGGACACGTTGCCACATTTGAGGAGCCTGAGATCGAGTATGCGATGCCCATGCAGATTTTTCGACACGACGAGGGCGTTCAGTTCACCCAACTGGCGACTGATGAGGTCGGTGACGTTTTCCAACGCCCGATCTTTGGGCGATGTGCGCTGGTCACAGACTGGAATTGCGACGGCGCGCCTGATGTTGTTGTTGGCACTCTGGCTTCTGCTCCGCTTCTGTTGACAAACCTGACCGAACCGATTGGTAAGAACGTTTCGATCAGGCTTCACGCTAAGTCCACCGCCCGTGATGCGATTGGGACGGCGGTCACGCTTGTATGTGGGTCACAGCAGTGGCGAGCGGAACTAACTGCAGGCGACGGATTCCATGGAAGCCAGGAACGGATGATTCACATCGGGCTGGGGGCACAGGCCCCGCCGACCTGTCAGATAACGATTGAATGGCCAGGGGGCAGCACTGCCGAGTTTAAGGACATTCCTGTGTCCTCTTCGCTGGATGCTGTGGAAGGTAGTCCGCGTCTCTGGGTGAGGCCGAAGTAG
- the dprA gene encoding DNA-processing protein DprA, with amino-acid sequence MAPSVPDNSGSGSNTDHDADVHATLAMSLIPGIGPRLHATLLERFETADNVLNQPAATLQTVNGVGKQLAERITIGIHRAAATEMLARCVDLGVKLRRKHTPGYPTGLNAVDDAPGILYVRGTFEPRDELAVGIVGSRRCTSYGRRQAERMAGSLVRAGFTIISGLARGIDGAAHRGALNAGGRTIAVMATGVKEIYPPEHADLAIDITRSGAVVSEFPLDQKPRPGLFPQRNRIISGMSLGVIVVEATRNSGALYTARHAMEQGREVFAVPGQVDSLASAGCHDLIREGATLIRNVEDVLAELGPLSQPTQSAEATTVHDPREMSLNPQEKEVLNLITTSPVHVDEVLRTTKLDMSRVLSTLTVLEMKRFIRRLPGNMLVRNV; translated from the coding sequence ATGGCACCGAGTGTCCCTGATAATTCCGGCAGTGGTTCCAACACCGATCACGACGCGGACGTGCACGCGACGTTGGCCATGTCTCTGATTCCGGGAATCGGGCCAAGGCTACACGCGACGTTGCTGGAACGCTTTGAAACTGCGGACAACGTCCTCAACCAGCCAGCGGCAACATTGCAAACCGTCAACGGTGTCGGCAAGCAGCTTGCCGAACGCATCACCATCGGCATTCACCGCGCGGCCGCCACCGAGATGCTCGCGCGATGTGTCGACCTTGGTGTCAAACTACGCCGCAAGCACACACCCGGGTATCCAACGGGCCTGAACGCCGTCGATGACGCGCCGGGAATACTTTACGTGCGAGGCACGTTTGAACCGAGAGACGAACTTGCCGTCGGAATCGTCGGCTCTCGCCGCTGCACGTCGTACGGACGACGCCAGGCCGAACGGATGGCGGGTTCGCTGGTGCGAGCTGGCTTCACGATCATCAGTGGGCTGGCACGAGGGATCGACGGAGCAGCTCACCGTGGCGCCTTGAATGCGGGTGGCCGAACAATTGCGGTGATGGCGACGGGCGTGAAGGAAATCTATCCACCAGAACACGCCGACCTGGCCATCGACATCACTCGCAGCGGAGCGGTCGTCAGCGAATTTCCACTCGATCAAAAACCACGCCCCGGGCTTTTTCCGCAAAGAAATCGTATCATCAGCGGCATGAGTCTAGGAGTAATCGTCGTCGAAGCCACACGCAATTCCGGAGCCCTCTATACCGCTCGACATGCAATGGAGCAGGGGCGCGAAGTATTCGCGGTACCCGGCCAGGTCGACAGCCTTGCCAGCGCGGGTTGCCACGATTTGATTCGCGAAGGAGCAACCCTGATCCGCAACGTCGAGGACGTCCTCGCAGAACTCGGCCCGCTGTCCCAACCGACTCAATCGGCTGAAGCCACCACCGTGCACGACCCGCGTGAAATGAGCCTGAATCCTCAGGAAAAAGAAGTGCTAAACCTAATCACAACATCGCCCGTCCACGTGGACGAAGTTCTAAGAACCACCAAACTGGATATGTCACGAGTCCTGTCTACATTGACAGTATTAGAAATGAAACGTTTCATCCGCCGCCTACCCGGGAATATGCTGGTGCGGAATGTCTGA
- a CDS encoding SixA phosphatase family protein, producing MAKHLILMRHSYAASNNPAWSDHERPLTERGRQLATSTAAMLSDFRIDRIVHSDAVRTTQTAELIKKACGHDPPLYAAAQLYHASASENLNEAVQNASADDDGIMVVGHNPGMAGLIYSLSHESLPISPGSVAIFRLNGNDWKLLQDGSEAVTLTTFISGGVRQDHGTECP from the coding sequence ATGGCGAAACACCTCATATTGATGCGGCATTCTTACGCTGCGTCTAACAACCCAGCCTGGTCCGATCATGAACGGCCGTTAACCGAACGCGGCCGCCAGCTCGCCACCAGCACAGCTGCGATGCTGTCCGATTTTCGAATTGATCGCATCGTCCATTCTGATGCGGTGCGCACAACGCAAACCGCCGAGTTGATCAAAAAGGCGTGCGGGCACGACCCGCCACTGTATGCAGCCGCACAACTGTATCACGCATCGGCCAGCGAAAACCTCAACGAAGCCGTTCAGAATGCCAGTGCCGATGATGATGGGATCATGGTGGTGGGACATAATCCAGGGATGGCCGGCCTGATTTACTCGCTTAGCCACGAATCTCTGCCAATATCGCCAGGCAGCGTTGCGATTTTTCGGCTAAACGGAAATGATTGGAAGCTGCTGCAGGACGGTTCTGAAGCCGTCACGCTGACGACTTTCATTTCCGGAGGCGTTCGTCAAGACCATGGCACCGAGTGTCCCTGA
- a CDS encoding tetratricopeptide repeat protein, whose protein sequence is MRFEWLQKLASVTICAGILTLSGCYSMNGYMTNASGLGYYEQGNYAMAAQEFQNAVASRPNNPDYLANLAKARMKMGDSAGAEQLFQQALTQSPSHQPSYHGYSELLLAQGRGHDAHRMLNTWAATQPYIAESHVELAWLQRELGQPDAAAQSLQQALQVNPNHATALAHLGQYHQDTGNPTEAVAMYQRALQANWNQPEVHSKLAVAAQAVGANHPMGETAMARGVHPGSVPRQQMAFGPQMAPMHMASAPMQQMPQQQLTYQNPPNMPPQFASQPQYSGQPQVAHQQDPGMPAYGQPPMMSQSVQMPTMPSPSSPMGQPFSPMMPFGIGGTVTEPMGSGESIPYNGGTMPTTQPSTPIATPAPMPDPAFSDSGKSAGPITSVSATQVSEAEVPEIEAF, encoded by the coding sequence ATGCGCTTCGAATGGCTGCAAAAGCTGGCCAGCGTGACCATTTGCGCCGGCATTCTGACTCTGTCCGGCTGCTATTCCATGAACGGCTACATGACGAATGCGTCCGGGCTGGGATACTACGAACAGGGCAACTACGCCATGGCGGCTCAGGAATTCCAGAACGCCGTCGCCAGTCGTCCCAACAACCCTGACTACCTTGCGAACCTAGCCAAAGCTCGCATGAAAATGGGTGATTCGGCAGGCGCCGAGCAGCTGTTCCAGCAAGCTCTGACGCAGTCGCCATCGCACCAGCCGTCATACCACGGCTATTCGGAATTGCTGCTGGCACAGGGACGTGGCCACGACGCTCATCGCATGCTGAATACGTGGGCCGCCACCCAACCATACATTGCCGAATCTCATGTCGAACTGGCGTGGCTGCAACGAGAACTCGGGCAACCCGATGCGGCCGCTCAATCGCTGCAGCAAGCGCTTCAAGTGAACCCGAACCACGCGACAGCACTGGCTCATCTGGGGCAGTACCACCAGGACACAGGCAACCCGACCGAAGCGGTCGCCATGTATCAGCGAGCTCTGCAAGCCAACTGGAACCAGCCGGAAGTACACTCAAAACTGGCTGTTGCGGCTCAGGCAGTAGGAGCCAATCATCCGATGGGCGAAACCGCGATGGCGCGAGGCGTTCATCCAGGCAGCGTGCCACGACAGCAGATGGCGTTCGGTCCTCAGATGGCACCAATGCACATGGCTTCCGCTCCAATGCAGCAAATGCCACAGCAACAGCTGACGTATCAGAATCCGCCAAACATGCCGCCGCAGTTTGCCAGCCAGCCACAGTATTCGGGGCAACCCCAGGTCGCGCATCAACAGGATCCGGGCATGCCGGCGTATGGTCAGCCGCCGATGATGTCACAATCCGTCCAGATGCCAACCATGCCTTCGCCGAGTAGCCCGATGGGGCAACCATTCAGCCCGATGATGCCCTTCGGCATCGGCGGCACGGTAACTGAGCCCATGGGATCGGGCGAATCGATTCCATACAACGGCGGAACCATGCCGACCACTCAGCCAAGCACGCCCATCGCGACGCCTGCACCAATGCCAGACCCCGCGTTTTCCGACAGCGGAAAAAGTGCCGGACCGATCACTTCGGTTTCTGCCACACAGGTGTCAGAGGCGGAGGTTCCGGAGATTGAGGCGTTTTAA
- a CDS encoding glucose 1-dehydrogenase, translating to MQAIAVIPGTPNSVHLAELDKPSVTDIPDGRGVLVKTLKVGVDATDREINDALYGNAPPGYDFLVIGHECFGIVEEVGPAVKKVKPGDYVTCTVRRPGGSIYDAIGRSDITSEEEYYERGINLLHGYLTEYFVDDEEFMVRMPVGLKHLHVLAEPMSCAAKAVEQAMLAQKRLQVWEPKLAWVTGSGQIGLLSTLILRLRGMEVFTLARGKKPNLKAEVAEGMGATYVSTADMSLEELAAKHGKPDLIVEATGSSAIAFECMQHLGHNGCIVWTSITGGERKVDVPSDHLNLNWVLGNKLLVGSVNANFRHFESGISDLALGEVTFPGVLEKILTNPVDGFENYAEMMRLLVEDRDALKVYVNVAEG from the coding sequence ATGCAGGCCATCGCCGTGATTCCGGGCACACCCAACAGTGTCCATCTTGCTGAACTCGACAAACCGTCTGTCACTGACATTCCGGACGGGCGCGGCGTGCTGGTCAAAACGTTGAAGGTCGGCGTCGACGCCACCGACCGCGAAATTAACGACGCTCTGTACGGCAACGCGCCTCCGGGCTACGACTTTCTCGTGATCGGACACGAATGCTTCGGCATCGTGGAAGAAGTTGGCCCGGCCGTGAAGAAGGTTAAGCCCGGCGATTACGTCACATGTACAGTTCGTCGTCCCGGTGGATCGATTTACGACGCCATCGGTCGTTCGGACATCACCAGCGAAGAAGAATACTACGAACGCGGCATCAACCTGTTGCACGGTTACCTGACCGAGTATTTCGTCGACGACGAAGAATTCATGGTTCGGATGCCGGTTGGCCTAAAGCACCTGCACGTCCTCGCAGAACCGATGAGCTGTGCGGCGAAGGCCGTCGAACAGGCCATGCTGGCTCAAAAGCGGCTGCAAGTGTGGGAACCAAAATTGGCGTGGGTCACGGGATCTGGTCAGATCGGACTGCTATCGACACTCATTCTGCGGCTGCGAGGCATGGAAGTCTTCACGCTGGCTCGCGGGAAGAAACCCAATCTGAAAGCCGAGGTCGCTGAAGGAATGGGAGCAACTTACGTCAGCACGGCGGATATGTCTTTGGAAGAACTGGCGGCAAAGCACGGCAAGCCGGACCTGATTGTGGAAGCCACCGGCAGCAGCGCCATCGCCTTCGAATGCATGCAGCACCTCGGTCACAATGGCTGCATTGTTTGGACCAGCATCACGGGTGGCGAACGCAAAGTAGACGTTCCCAGTGACCATCTGAACCTGAATTGGGTGCTTGGTAACAAGCTGCTGGTTGGCTCGGTCAATGCGAACTTCCGCCACTTCGAATCCGGAATTTCAGACTTGGCTCTCGGTGAAGTCACGTTTCCTGGCGTTCTCGAAAAGATCCTCACCAACCCGGTGGACGGCTTTGAGAACTACGCCGAAATGATGCGACTGCTGGTCGAAGACCGCGACGCGCTGAAGGTGTATGTGAACGTCGCAGAAGGTTAA
- a CDS encoding P-II family nitrogen regulator encodes MKKIEAVVRHFKLEDVKSAITEAGVHGMTVTEVRGFGRQKGHKETYRGAEYIVDFMPKVKIEVVVADDVEKTIVEAIVNAARTGQVGDGKIFVSNIESVVRIRTGEADESAI; translated from the coding sequence ATGAAGAAGATTGAGGCGGTAGTTCGCCATTTCAAATTGGAAGACGTGAAATCGGCCATTACCGAGGCTGGCGTTCATGGCATGACAGTCACTGAAGTTCGCGGCTTCGGTCGGCAAAAGGGGCACAAAGAAACGTACCGAGGTGCGGAGTACATTGTGGACTTCATGCCAAAGGTAAAGATCGAAGTGGTCGTGGCTGACGACGTGGAAAAAACGATTGTCGAAGCCATCGTCAACGCAGCTCGCACAGGCCAGGTGGGTGACGGAAAAATCTTCGTCTCCAACATCGAAAGCGTCGTGCGTATCCGAACCGGCGAAGCGGACGAGTCTGCCATTTGA